From Fulvivirga lutea:
GATAAGACAGCTCCTGAAATTCAGGAACCCATTTTTTAATATATTTTAACTCAGGATCAAACTTTTTAGTCTGCGATTCCGGGTTAAAGATTCTAAAATAGGGTTGTGCATCGGTGCCGGTTCCGGCAGCCCACTGCCAGCCGCCATTATTGGAAGCTAACTCGTAGTCCAGCAGTTTTCTGGCAAAGTAAGCTTCGCCCCATTTCCAATCGATTAACAGATGCTTGGTTAAGAAACTGGCTACTATCATACGCACTCTGTTATGCATATGGCCTGTTTGGTTTAATTCTCTCATACCCGCATCTACAATGGGATAACCTGTTTTACCTTCACACCATGCTTCAAATTCTTTTTCATCGTTACGCCAGTGCACACGATCGTACTTTGATTTGAAATTGTTATCGACCACTTTGGGAAAATGCCACAAAATCATTTGGTAAAACTCGCGCCAGATGAGTTCATTCAAATAAGTGCTGCTTTTCTCACGGGCCTTTTGAGCCAGCTTCCTGATGCTTATGGTTCCAAACCGTAAATGAATTCCTAGTCGTGAGGTTCCATTTTTATCAGGATAATCCCTGTCTTGTCCATAATTAGCGAGAATAGATTCTTTAACTGTTTTATCAGGTATGGGAATGTTACTTTCTTGAAAACCTATATCATTAAGAGAAGGGATAGAAGGAATATCACCTTCATAAAAATTTTCGAACTGTAAAGCCGATGTTACTGATTCTAAATGTGCTGAAGTGAGAGTTTTTAACCACAATTTGGAGTAGGGGGTAAACACCACATAGGGATCACCATCCTCCTTAACCACTTCATTTTTTTCAAATATCACATGATCTTTAAAAGAATGAAATTTAATGCCCTTGCTATCCAGCAAAGTAAAGAGTTCTTTGTCTCTTGATCGGGCATAGGGTTCGTAATCCCTGTTGGCGTAAATGGCCTGAATATCATACTGATCAATTAGTGATTTCCAGATGGATAAAGGGTTGCCATGTTTTACCAAAAGGCCACTGTTTTTTGACCTTAATTGGTCATTAATATCGGAAATTTCAGAATGGATGAAGTGCACGCGCGCATCATCTTTGTCTTCCAGTTTGTCTAGAATTTCCGAATCAAAAATAAAAAGGGGTAGTACAGGATGATCTCCTTTTAAAGCGTTGTATAATCCGATGTTATCATCCAGCCGTAGATCGCGCCTGAACCAGAAAATAGAAAGCTTTGGCTTACTCATGCACTTTTTTTCAATTCAGCTATTTTGGCTTCCAGCTCTTCTACTTCGCTCATTTTTTTAGCATAAAGCTTCAAATCTCCTGAACGTTGAATTTCCATGGCTTCCTTATAAAGCTTATTTGCTTGCTTTCTCAATTTCTTTGCCGGATCGGTCTTAAATAAATTAAACATAAGTTAGTTAGTATTTAAAACAATAACACCAGCGAAGTGGGAAGGTTTTAATTTGCAGGTATTTCGGAGCGGTTTTTTAAGTTCTCTGCAATCATCCTGAACCAAAACGTGTATTCGTCAGGGTTGGCATCAATATTTTCAAAAAGCTCTTTCATATCTACATACTTGTAGTCTTCAGCTTCCGCTTTGTTTAAATGTGGTTGCTGATCGGTAATGCAGGTAAATACATGATCATACTCATGCTCTGTAAGGTTGTTATCCAGTTTTGCTTTGTAGATAAATTTGTAAAGGTATTCCGGATCGGCATTTATGCCCAATTCTTCGATGAGCCTTCTTTTAGCAGCGGCCGCATTATCTTCTCCAGGTTTTGGGTGGGAGCAACATGCGTTGGTCCATAAACCACCAGAATGGTATTTGGACTGCGCTCTTTTTTGAAGCAGCATCTGGCCTTCGCTATTGTACACCAATACAGAAAATGCTCTATGAAGAACACCATTTAGGTGGGCTTCCATTTTTTCCATAGTGCCAACTTCATCGTCTTTCGGATTTACCAATACTACCTCTTCCATAGTGCTAGATGATGTTTAACCTGTGTCTCAAATATGTGTAAAATAATAACGAAAACTTTCTGGGGTTGGGTATTCTAATACGTTTGTGTAATACTCTTGATGCATGCGTGTTTTTAATTTTCTTAAACAGCGCATAGTAATAGACATAGGCAAGGTACACTCCAAAGCGGGATGACTTAGGGAGTTTTTTAATTCCTTCGAGACCCTGTTGGAAATCCTGTTCAATATCTTTCTCTATTTCTTTTTTCTCTACTTCATCAAAATGCACCAAAGAAACACCTGGGAAGTAGGTTCTTCCCATCTCAAGAAAATCATCATTCAAATCTCTTAGAAAGTTAATTTTTTGGAAAGCAGAGCCTAATTTCATGGCATACGGTCTTAATTTATCGTACTCAGCCTGATCGCCATAGCAAAATACTTTGAGGCACATGAGGCCTACCACTTCTGCAGAACCCAGAATGTATTCTTCATAAGAGCTTTGTGAATGCTCAACTTTAGTGAGATCCATTTCCATGCTATACAAAAACTGATCGATCAACTCTAGGTTGATGTTGTAATCATTAACAGCATGCTGAAAGCTATTAAGAATAGGGTTGAGGCTGATACCTTCTTTGATTGCCAAGTGAGTTTCCCCTTTAAAACGCTCAAGCAATTCTGCCTTATTAAAATCGTGGAACGTATCTACAATTTCATCAGCAAACCGAACAAAGCCATAAATAGCGCAAATAGGGTCTCTGAGCTCTTTATCCAGACAGCTTATTCCTAGTGAAAAGGAAGTGCTGTAAGCTCTGGTAACCATTCGGCTGCTTCGGATAGACACGTTGTCGAATAATTCTTTCATTCTATCGATTTTAATATTTCTTTAGCAGTCACCTGACCTGAAATGAGCGAAGGCGGAACCCCCGGACCCGGAACAGTGAGCTGACCTGTATAATACAATCTTTTTACCTTTTTGTTTACAATAGAAGGCTTTAATATGGCAGTTTGTTTAAGAGTATTAGCCAAACCGTATGCATTTCCTTTAAAACTATTGTAGTCATTAATAAAATCTTTATGAGCGTAACTACGCTGATATACAACATGTTCCCTGATCGATTGGCCCGTGAGGCGCTCCATCCGATCCATCACCATGCTGTAATATTTTTTTCTTTCTTCTTCTGTATCTTTTAGATCAGGAGCTACTGGAATGAGAATGAAAATATTCTCTTTACCCTTGGGTGCTACAGTTTCATCTGTCTTTGAAGGGCAGCACACATAAAATAGTGGCTTAGAAGGCCATTGCGGTTCATCGTAAATTTCTTCTGCATGGGTGTCGAATGACTCATCGAAAAATAAATTATGATGTCTGAGCTTCTCCAGCTCTTTGTCAATACCTAAATAAAAGATCAAACTTGAAGGTGCCATAGCTCTTGAGTCCCAATACTTTTCATCATACTTACGATATTTGGGCTCAAGCAGATTTTGCTCCACATGATGATAGTCAGCGCCACCTACCACATAATCATATTCTTCTAACCTGCCGTTTACGACAATCCCTTTAACTGCACCATTCTCAACTTCAATTTTTCCAACGGTTGTTGAAGTTTTAATTGTTACACCTTGTTCTATTGCCACCTTCTCCATGCCTTCCACAATTTTATTCATTCCGCCTTGAGGGTACCAGGTACCCAAGCTTATGTCGGCATAATTCATTAGGCTATAAAGTGCGGGAGTATCCTGAGGCTTGGCACCAAGAAACAGCACAGGGAATTCCAATAG
This genomic window contains:
- a CDS encoding cryptochrome/photolyase family protein — encoded protein: MSKPKLSIFWFRRDLRLDDNIGLYNALKGDHPVLPLFIFDSEILDKLEDKDDARVHFIHSEISDINDQLRSKNSGLLVKHGNPLSIWKSLIDQYDIQAIYANRDYEPYARSRDKELFTLLDSKGIKFHSFKDHVIFEKNEVVKEDGDPYVVFTPYSKLWLKTLTSAHLESVTSALQFENFYEGDIPSIPSLNDIGFQESNIPIPDKTVKESILANYGQDRDYPDKNGTSRLGIHLRFGTISIRKLAQKAREKSSTYLNELIWREFYQMILWHFPKVVDNNFKSKYDRVHWRNDEKEFEAWCEGKTGYPIVDAGMRELNQTGHMHNRVRMIVASFLTKHLLIDWKWGEAYFARKLLDYELASNNGGWQWAAGTGTDAQPYFRIFNPESQTKKFDPELKYIKKWVPEFQELSYPKPIVDHKFARERCLDTFKEALGK
- the idi gene encoding isopentenyl-diphosphate Delta-isomerase: MEEVVLVNPKDDEVGTMEKMEAHLNGVLHRAFSVLVYNSEGQMLLQKRAQSKYHSGGLWTNACCSHPKPGEDNAAAAKRRLIEELGINADPEYLYKFIYKAKLDNNLTEHEYDHVFTCITDQQPHLNKAEAEDYKYVDMKELFENIDANPDEYTFWFRMIAENLKNRSEIPAN
- a CDS encoding phytoene/squalene synthase family protein, with protein sequence MKELFDNVSIRSSRMVTRAYSTSFSLGISCLDKELRDPICAIYGFVRFADEIVDTFHDFNKAELLERFKGETHLAIKEGISLNPILNSFQHAVNDYNINLELIDQFLYSMEMDLTKVEHSQSSYEEYILGSAEVVGLMCLKVFCYGDQAEYDKLRPYAMKLGSAFQKINFLRDLNDDFLEMGRTYFPGVSLVHFDEVEKKEIEKDIEQDFQQGLEGIKKLPKSSRFGVYLAYVYYYALFKKIKNTHASRVLHKRIRIPNPRKFSLLFYTYLRHRLNII
- a CDS encoding phytoene desaturase family protein, whose amino-acid sequence is MKKKIAVIGSGFAGLSAASFLAKGGCEVTIYEKNETIGGRARKFSADGFTFDMGPSWYWMPDVFESFFQEFGHKVEDFYRLERLDPSYQVFFEDKIGVDIPASMDEMYRLFDSIESGSSARLKQFLEEAAYKYEVGINDLVYKPGRSITEFLDVRLAIGVFKLHVFQSISKYIRKYFSHPKLIQLLEFPVLFLGAKPQDTPALYSLMNYADISLGTWYPQGGMNKIVEGMEKVAIEQGVTIKTSTTVGKIEVENGAVKGIVVNGRLEEYDYVVGGADYHHVEQNLLEPKYRKYDEKYWDSRAMAPSSLIFYLGIDKELEKLRHHNLFFDESFDTHAEEIYDEPQWPSKPLFYVCCPSKTDETVAPKGKENIFILIPVAPDLKDTEEERKKYYSMVMDRMERLTGQSIREHVVYQRSYAHKDFINDYNSFKGNAYGLANTLKQTAILKPSIVNKKVKRLYYTGQLTVPGPGVPPSLISGQVTAKEILKSIE
- a CDS encoding DUF6435 family protein, with the translated sequence MFNLFKTDPAKKLRKQANKLYKEAMEIQRSGDLKLYAKKMSEVEELEAKIAELKKSA